Proteins co-encoded in one Syntrophorhabdus sp. genomic window:
- a CDS encoding ATP-binding protein yields MEDISSHIMDIAMNSVSAGAQRIRVAVEKDPRTAMLSLTITDDGVGMDQETLQKVQDPFFSTKTGRKVGLGIPLLKGTAETTGGSFEMTSAKGAGTTIRATFDCRHPDLPPLGKIRDTFLVLVVSHPEVDFDLRYSVDGRSFELDTEELKRELDGVPVNHPEVISFLGKYLDEHL; encoded by the coding sequence ATGGAGGATATCTCATCCCATATCATGGATATAGCGATGAATTCAGTTTCGGCAGGGGCGCAGCGCATCCGTGTCGCCGTGGAAAAGGACCCGCGGACGGCAATGCTGAGCCTCACGATAACCGATGACGGGGTCGGGATGGACCAGGAGACGCTGCAAAAGGTGCAGGACCCCTTCTTTTCAACGAAAACGGGAAGGAAGGTGGGGCTCGGCATACCCCTTCTGAAGGGGACGGCAGAGACGACGGGCGGCAGTTTCGAAATGACGAGCGCGAAGGGAGCGGGAACGACGATACGGGCGACCTTCGACTGTCGTCACCCTGATCTGCCCCCGCTGGGGAAGATACGGGACACCTTTCTCGTTCTTGTCGTGAGCCATCCCGAGGTCGATTTCGATCTTCGCTATTCAGTGGATGGCAGGTCCTTCGAGCTCGACACGGAGGAACTGAAAAGGGAACTGGACGGTGTCCCGGTGAACCACCCGGAAGTCATCAGTTTCCTTGGCAAATATCTTGACGAACATCTGTGA
- a CDS encoding NAD(P)H-dependent oxidoreductase subunit E, with amino-acid sequence MDREAILKKFEPNLSNILYIMHDLQDNNPERYLAKEDIEVCADYLNVPYSYVHSVASFYTMFSLKPRGRNIIRLCESPPCHLMGAHSLLEYLKGSLKVDVGGTTKDGIFTLELTSCLGACGVAPAMMLNEEMFGNLTPEKVDAILDKRRKEI; translated from the coding sequence TTGGACAGGGAAGCTATTCTCAAGAAATTTGAACCAAACCTCAGCAACATACTTTACATCATGCACGATCTCCAGGATAACAACCCGGAGAGGTATCTCGCCAAGGAAGACATCGAGGTCTGTGCGGACTATCTCAACGTCCCGTACAGTTACGTGCACAGCGTTGCAAGCTTCTACACGATGTTCAGCCTCAAACCCCGGGGCAGGAACATCATACGCCTCTGCGAGTCCCCTCCGTGCCATCTCATGGGGGCGCACTCGCTTCTCGAATACCTCAAGGGTTCACTGAAGGTCGACGTGGGGGGGACAACCAAGGACGGAATATTCACGCTGGAACTGACGAGCTGCCTCGGCGCCTGTGGTGTGGCACCAGCCATGATGCTTAACGAAGAGATGTTCGGCAATCTCACACCGGAGAAGGTCGATGCCATCCTTGACAAGAGGAGAAAAGAGATATGA
- a CDS encoding (2Fe-2S) ferredoxin domain-containing protein: protein MNLEELKKIREKAQKDVELRQKQARVRIVVGMGTSGIAAGARDVLKTFVEEVGKRNLSDVVVTQTGEKGLASQEPMVEVFEEDKPVVVYGNMDSEKAKRVVVEHVVNGHPVSEFAI from the coding sequence ATGAATCTTGAAGAGCTGAAGAAAATAAGGGAAAAGGCGCAAAAGGATGTGGAGCTGCGGCAGAAGCAGGCACGGGTGCGGATCGTCGTTGGGATGGGGACGAGCGGCATAGCCGCCGGCGCGCGTGACGTGCTCAAAACATTCGTTGAAGAGGTGGGGAAGCGCAACCTTTCCGACGTGGTCGTGACGCAGACGGGCGAGAAGGGCCTTGCCTCGCAGGAGCCGATGGTGGAGGTCTTCGAGGAGGACAAACCCGTCGTCGTGTACGGGAACATGGATTCGGAGAAGGCAAAAAGGGTGGTGGTGGAGCACGTGGTCAACGGGCACCCCGTTTCGGAATTTGCCATTTAG